A window from Thiosulfatimonas sediminis encodes these proteins:
- a CDS encoding TonB-dependent receptor has product MQPKSFIKKTLVSSLLMALGLPAVQAQTELNAVTVTSSTIGDRFESDADIPASTTFISGEVVEEKHAQNLIEVLRSIPGITADLAGEGDGIKIKIRGVDNQRYMGEKPGVAIVIDGVPVFERTGKVNVDLDNIASIRVVKGGASYLFGEDALAGAIIITTKRGASNAGVTLEADMGSYGYTRTLVKAGIAEEDFAGHVQISDRHNDGYYALSERDAEAVSGNFEYYLNDHSELSFGFEEVERFRDRDGSVRGVTAAEENPTGEGEGRGYTRMFNVDLSRLNLTYSNDFSDTGNFSAIVYQYEDITDFWSSPIKVDLDGSFVGDDQVDRYANLNYYEQLQRGAKLEARESFGDFALMGGLEVKKNTYDSKTVAKEDYSSRGRLVAEGTVTSDSYLEEITKAVYTEAKLAVNEQTTLTANYRFDNIALDDLDQRSGERREDTFNIHSWRVGADYDLTAQTSLYGSISTGFRTPTLSEMETNADLKPETNMNYEIGARTQASLFGWKTHINSSLFYINRKDFITAALGQYANGNAATDDVLDIYDNIGHTTSKGFELAMQTEKKHNWSFDFAYTFMINKFVDYDNFFLALGNPYARTQVDSEAELVDPMNQVYFKHYDNGGNYVPRSPKHMTNVRAHWYPTPKLTLTTEIDYRGESYADEINQEKMPARTLVNLGMQYVTKAQVLGGAASTLTLFFKVDNLFDDQFYSIVRGTSDSDYDGDYDAEDLSINVDPGRVYMAGFKVKF; this is encoded by the coding sequence ATGCAACCAAAATCCTTTATTAAAAAAACCTTAGTTTCCTCTTTGTTGATGGCATTGGGTTTGCCGGCGGTTCAGGCACAAACCGAGTTGAACGCAGTTACGGTCACCTCTTCCACAATTGGAGATCGTTTTGAGTCGGATGCCGATATTCCGGCGAGCACGACCTTTATTAGCGGCGAAGTGGTTGAAGAGAAGCATGCGCAAAATTTAATTGAAGTCTTGCGCTCGATTCCGGGGATTACCGCTGACCTTGCCGGTGAAGGCGATGGCATCAAAATTAAAATCCGCGGGGTGGATAATCAGCGTTATATGGGGGAAAAACCGGGGGTAGCGATCGTGATTGACGGCGTGCCGGTATTTGAGCGTACCGGTAAGGTGAATGTCGATCTGGATAACATCGCTTCAATCCGCGTGGTAAAGGGCGGCGCGTCTTATCTGTTTGGCGAAGATGCGCTGGCGGGTGCCATTATCATCACCACCAAACGCGGCGCCAGTAATGCCGGTGTCACGCTGGAAGCCGACATGGGTTCTTACGGTTACACCCGCACTTTGGTTAAAGCCGGCATTGCCGAAGAAGATTTTGCCGGACATGTGCAAATTTCCGATCGTCATAATGATGGGTATTACGCCTTGTCGGAACGCGATGCCGAAGCGGTTTCGGGTAATTTTGAATATTATTTAAATGACCATAGCGAGCTGTCGTTTGGCTTTGAAGAGGTAGAGCGATTCCGTGACCGTGACGGTTCGGTGCGCGGAGTGACTGCGGCGGAAGAAAATCCGACCGGTGAAGGCGAAGGGCGTGGTTATACGCGGATGTTTAATGTCGATTTATCGCGCTTAAATTTAACCTATTCCAATGACTTCTCCGACACGGGTAATTTTTCAGCGATTGTTTATCAATATGAAGACATCACCGATTTTTGGTCCTCGCCAATCAAGGTCGATTTGGACGGTAGCTTTGTCGGTGACGATCAGGTGGATCGTTATGCCAACCTAAATTATTACGAGCAGCTGCAACGCGGTGCCAAACTCGAAGCGCGCGAATCCTTTGGCGATTTTGCTCTAATGGGCGGTTTGGAAGTCAAGAAAAACACCTACGATTCAAAAACGGTGGCAAAAGAAGATTATTCAAGCCGTGGGCGTTTGGTTGCCGAAGGGACGGTCACTTCCGATTCGTATTTGGAAGAAATTACCAAAGCGGTTTATACCGAAGCCAAGTTAGCGGTCAATGAACAGACGACGCTAACGGCGAACTACCGTTTTGACAATATTGCGTTAGATGATTTGGATCAGCGCAGCGGCGAACGACGCGAGGACACCTTTAATATCCACTCTTGGCGAGTAGGCGCGGATTATGACCTGACTGCGCAAACTTCTCTGTATGGTTCGATTTCTACCGGGTTTAGAACACCAACCTTGTCCGAAATGGAAACCAATGCGGATTTAAAACCGGAAACCAATATGAACTATGAAATCGGTGCGCGTACTCAAGCGAGCCTATTTGGTTGGAAAACCCATATCAATAGTTCTCTGTTTTATATCAATCGTAAAGACTTTATTACCGCCGCCTTGGGGCAGTACGCCAATGGCAATGCGGCCACCGATGACGTGCTGGATATTTACGACAACATCGGTCACACCACCTCAAAAGGGTTTGAGTTGGCGATGCAGACCGAGAAAAAGCATAACTGGTCATTCGACTTTGCCTACACCTTTATGATTAATAAATTTGTCGACTATGACAATTTCTTCCTTGCGCTTGGCAATCCTTATGCGCGTACGCAAGTCGATTCTGAAGCAGAATTGGTTGACCCAATGAATCAGGTCTACTTTAAACATTACGACAATGGCGGTAACTATGTGCCACGTTCGCCAAAACATATGACCAACGTGCGTGCGCACTGGTATCCAACGCCGAAACTGACGCTGACGACCGAAATTGATTATCGTGGTGAAAGTTATGCCGATGAAATCAATCAGGAAAAAATGCCGGCACGAACCTTAGTGAATTTGGGCATGCAATATGTCACTAAAGCGCAAGTATTGGGCGGAGCTGCAAGTACCTTAACCCTGTTCTTTAAGGTTGATAATCTGTTTGACGACCAATTCTATTCGATTGTGCGCGGTACTTCAGACAGCGATTATGACGGCGATTACGACGCCGAAGATTTGTCGATTAATGTTGATCCGGGCCGTGTTTATATGGCTGGTTTTAAAGTCAAATTCTAA
- the mtnN gene encoding 5'-methylthioadenosine/S-adenosylhomocysteine nucleosidase: protein MRVAIIGAMEEEVKLLRSNMTDLTTETHAGFEYYLGKIDGIDVALLRSGIGKVNAAISTTLLLQLYQPDFVINTGSAGGFHIALNVGDIVISQSVCHHDVDVTPFGYELGQVPGMPACFLPDKNLVKAAQISIEELGEVVHMHGLIATGDRFMHKQVDVDNTREAFPEMIACEMEAAAVAQVCHTFGKPFVIIRSLSDIAGKENKVTFEQYLEQAATHSAKVILGMLKHL from the coding sequence ATGCGCGTAGCAATCATCGGTGCGATGGAAGAAGAGGTAAAGTTACTGCGCAGTAACATGACCGATTTGACCACCGAAACCCATGCCGGATTTGAATACTATCTAGGTAAAATTGATGGTATTGATGTCGCACTATTGCGATCGGGCATCGGTAAGGTCAATGCGGCGATTAGCACGACCTTGTTATTGCAATTGTATCAGCCGGATTTTGTCATTAATACTGGTTCGGCCGGCGGTTTTCATATTGCATTAAATGTCGGCGATATTGTCATTAGCCAGAGCGTTTGTCATCACGATGTGGATGTCACGCCGTTTGGTTATGAATTAGGGCAGGTGCCTGGCATGCCGGCCTGTTTTCTTCCAGACAAGAATTTAGTGAAGGCGGCGCAAATTTCGATTGAAGAGCTTGGAGAAGTGGTGCATATGCACGGTCTAATCGCTACTGGCGACCGTTTTATGCATAAGCAAGTTGATGTTGATAATACGCGCGAAGCTTTTCCAGAGATGATTGCTTGCGAAATGGAAGCGGCGGCAGTGGCGCAAGTGTGTCACACCTTTGGCAAACCTTTCGTGATTATCCGCTCGCTGTCGGACATCGCCGGTAAGGAAAATAAAGTCACTTTTGAACAGTATCTTGAGCAAGCGGCAACGCATTCGGCGAAAGTGATTTTAGGGATGTTGAAACACCTATAA
- the luxS gene encoding S-ribosylhomocysteine lyase — MPLLDSFRVDHTIMNAPAVRVAKTMTSPAGDTITVFDLRFNKPNKAIMGERGIHTLEHLFAGFMRDHLNGDGVEIIDISPMGCRTGFYMSLLGAPDEQRVAKAWNEAMQDVLKVQRLQDIPELNEYQCGTYTMHSLDEAHAIAQEIIEKGIGINKNEDLKMSDEVLRALGNEV; from the coding sequence ATGCCATTGCTAGACAGCTTTAGAGTTGACCACACAATTATGAATGCACCGGCGGTGCGCGTTGCTAAAACCATGACGTCGCCAGCCGGCGACACCATTACCGTTTTCGATTTGCGTTTTAACAAGCCGAATAAAGCGATTATGGGCGAGCGCGGGATTCACACTCTGGAACATTTGTTTGCCGGTTTTATGCGCGACCACCTAAACGGTGACGGTGTGGAAATCATTGATATTTCGCCGATGGGCTGCCGCACCGGTTTTTACATGAGTTTGTTGGGGGCGCCGGACGAGCAGCGTGTGGCAAAAGCGTGGAATGAAGCGATGCAAGATGTGTTAAAGGTGCAGCGTTTGCAGGATATTCCTGAGTTGAATGAGTATCAGTGCGGTACTTACACCATGCATTCGTTGGATGAAGCGCATGCGATTGCCCAAGAAATCATTGAAAAAGGCATCGGCATCAACAAAAACGAAGACCTGAAAATGAGCGACGAAGTTCTGCGTGCGCTTGGCAACGAGGTGTAA
- a CDS encoding lipoprotein: MTKILSTLSLLFTVVLLAGCFGLTQPTDSDIQAMAKEKFNQEFLGLFLADTVVKDNGYKKNDTHYVAELTITATAQRSLDEYAREIMRDSTLSHMEKMKQTFGIGVLKMTLPEFKQGDSIDFSRNYLFIKTDNGWMIKGTLEDSKTDSI, translated from the coding sequence ATGACGAAAATCTTATCCACCCTAAGCTTGCTGTTTACTGTTGTGTTGCTGGCCGGTTGTTTCGGTTTGACGCAACCGACCGATTCGGATATTCAAGCAATGGCCAAAGAGAAGTTCAATCAGGAGTTTCTTGGTCTGTTTTTGGCCGATACTGTGGTCAAAGACAATGGCTATAAAAAGAACGACACCCATTATGTTGCCGAATTAACCATTACCGCCACTGCGCAACGCTCGTTGGATGAATATGCACGCGAAATCATGCGCGATTCTACCCTGTCGCATATGGAAAAAATGAAACAGACGTTTGGTATCGGGGTTTTGAAAATGACCCTGCCGGAGTTCAAACAGGGCGATAGCATCGACTTTAGCCGTAATTACCTGTTTATCAAAACCGACAACGGCTGGATGATAAAAGGTACGCTGGAAGACAGCAAAACCGATTCAATTTAA
- a CDS encoding cryptochrome/photolyase family protein, whose protein sequence is MSVENKKSLRHLCLVFGDQLDQKSNLFANFDAEQDAIWMAEVSDESTQPSSSKQRTVLFLAAMRHFAAWIEQQNWPLIYFALSARQSSFVSALAHTLSEYSVQQIRCVLPGDYRVLQMLQDFCQQNEMALQILPDSHFIAEPGEFSTWAQDRQQLRMEYWYRQLRKRCDILMNNGKPEGGKWNYDADNRKAFGKAGPPKIPMPCDFAEDEIVQQVRQDVAEILPNLAGNLPRFFWPVNRAQALVALEDFIAKRLPTFGDYQDAMWKGEPWLFHSRISMAMNVKLLHPMEVIQAAQYAYRQGQAPLNAAEGFIRQVLGWREYVRGIYWLQREQWTQFNALNNHRDLPQIYWHGETRMNCMRQSLQQVFDYGYGHHIQRLMVTGLYALLAEVEPQQIEAWYLAMYVDAVAWVEVPNTLGMSQFADGGILASKPYIASGSYINRMSNYCSGCAFKPQAASGEKACPFTTLYWHFIYRHQSWLAEHPRLAMQVKHWLNKSESEQQAILQKAEQIFAQQTSQLY, encoded by the coding sequence ATGAGCGTTGAAAACAAGAAAAGCCTGCGCCATCTATGTTTAGTGTTTGGTGACCAACTCGATCAAAAATCGAATCTGTTTGCCAATTTTGATGCCGAGCAGGACGCGATTTGGATGGCGGAAGTCAGCGACGAATCGACTCAGCCTTCGTCGAGCAAACAGCGCACGGTATTGTTCTTGGCGGCGATGCGTCATTTCGCCGCATGGATTGAACAGCAAAATTGGCCGCTGATTTATTTTGCGTTGAGCGCGCGGCAATCGAGTTTCGTCAGTGCTTTAGCGCACACACTGAGCGAGTATTCAGTGCAGCAAATCCGCTGTGTTCTACCCGGCGATTATCGGGTGTTACAGATGTTGCAAGATTTCTGTCAACAAAATGAGATGGCTCTGCAGATTCTCCCCGATAGTCACTTTATTGCCGAGCCGGGCGAGTTTAGCACGTGGGCCCAAGACCGACAGCAATTGCGCATGGAATATTGGTATCGGCAGTTGCGCAAGCGTTGCGATATTTTGATGAATAACGGCAAACCCGAAGGCGGAAAATGGAATTACGACGCTGATAACCGCAAGGCGTTTGGCAAGGCCGGTCCACCAAAAATTCCCATGCCATGCGACTTTGCAGAGGATGAAATTGTTCAGCAGGTGCGCCAAGACGTTGCAGAAATCTTGCCGAATCTAGCGGGGAATTTGCCACGCTTTTTTTGGCCGGTGAATCGTGCGCAGGCATTAGTGGCCTTAGAGGATTTTATCGCTAAGCGTTTGCCGACTTTCGGCGATTATCAGGATGCGATGTGGAAGGGTGAACCGTGGTTGTTCCATAGCCGAATTTCGATGGCGATGAACGTGAAACTCTTGCATCCGATGGAGGTGATTCAAGCGGCGCAATACGCCTATCGCCAAGGGCAAGCGCCGTTAAATGCGGCGGAAGGGTTTATCCGTCAGGTTCTTGGCTGGCGTGAGTATGTTCGCGGCATTTATTGGTTGCAGCGCGAGCAGTGGACGCAATTTAATGCGCTGAATAATCATCGTGATTTGCCGCAAATTTATTGGCACGGCGAAACGCGGATGAACTGTATGCGGCAGTCGTTACAACAGGTATTCGATTATGGTTATGGGCATCACATTCAACGCTTGATGGTGACCGGTTTGTATGCGTTGTTGGCCGAGGTTGAACCGCAACAAATTGAGGCGTGGTATCTGGCGATGTATGTCGATGCGGTCGCTTGGGTGGAAGTACCGAATACCTTGGGCATGAGCCAGTTTGCCGACGGCGGCATCTTGGCCTCTAAACCTTATATCGCCAGTGGCAGTTATATTAATCGGATGTCGAACTATTGCAGCGGTTGTGCTTTTAAGCCGCAAGCGGCAAGCGGCGAAAAAGCGTGTCCGTTTACCACGCTGTATTGGCATTTTATCTACCGCCATCAATCGTGGTTGGCGGAGCATCCGCGTTTGGCGATGCAGGTCAAACATTGGCTCAATAAAAGCGAGTCTGAGCAGCAGGCGATTTTGCAAAAAGCCGAGCAGATTTTTGCGCAACAAACATCCCAGTTGTACTGA
- a CDS encoding 3'-5' exonuclease family protein — MPIDLNPELFTDLALGLQEVPLAGFPDRFFILDCETTGGKALRDRITELAWIKIENGQVVGHWHSLFDPQTTIPPWITNITGIHNSMVQDAPTFSQMAEEIAEQLDGEIVVAHNARFDYGFLKNEFKRCGKAFHVKTLCSVKISRKLFPQVKGHGLDNILKRMRLTLKNRHRAMSDVLAVLAFFQKISQQFDADEVSAVCQSLLKSAALPSHLAQEEVQKLPNLAGVYYFYDEAGKLLYVGKSVDIKTRVLSHFYQDHQTATDLRLSKTLHHIDFQVTPSDFGAQILESQEVKRLRPSLNKRLKKVTQLYQLRLEEDEHGYLQTNVVAVKEDADSGEQRFGLFRSQRQAKGQLEKLVKNYLLCQRLSGLEGKHSGSCFAYQLKKCMGACCQKEPVASYNTRLMGALQHLQKQVWPWSGPILVGERVSGTDVDENDESQVAHHLVDQWCYFGRVRNEDEVAERLQSGLPEFDLDIYFILLRFLLEEQSIKDNGLQLQQLDSQLRSIA, encoded by the coding sequence ATGCCGATTGACCTCAATCCCGAACTGTTTACCGACTTGGCGTTAGGTTTGCAAGAGGTGCCGTTAGCAGGCTTTCCCGATCGGTTTTTTATTCTTGATTGCGAAACCACCGGTGGGAAGGCGTTGCGTGACCGCATTACCGAGCTGGCGTGGATTAAAATTGAAAACGGCCAAGTGGTCGGTCATTGGCATTCGCTGTTCGATCCGCAAACCACCATACCGCCGTGGATCACCAATATCACCGGCATTCACAATTCGATGGTGCAGGATGCGCCGACCTTTAGCCAGATGGCCGAGGAAATTGCCGAGCAGCTGGATGGTGAAATTGTGGTCGCGCACAACGCACGTTTCGATTACGGCTTTCTTAAAAATGAGTTCAAACGCTGCGGCAAAGCGTTTCACGTGAAAACATTGTGCTCGGTTAAAATCAGCCGCAAGCTGTTTCCGCAGGTGAAAGGGCACGGCTTGGATAACATTCTCAAGCGGATGCGCTTAACCTTGAAAAACCGGCATAGAGCCATGAGCGATGTGCTGGCGGTGTTGGCTTTTTTTCAAAAGATTTCCCAGCAGTTCGATGCCGACGAAGTGTCTGCTGTGTGCCAATCGTTATTGAAGAGCGCCGCGCTGCCGAGTCATTTAGCGCAGGAAGAAGTACAGAAGTTACCGAATCTGGCTGGGGTCTATTACTTCTATGACGAAGCCGGTAAGTTACTGTATGTCGGCAAGTCGGTAGATATCAAAACTCGCGTATTGAGTCATTTCTATCAAGACCATCAAACCGCGACCGATTTACGCTTGAGCAAAACCCTCCACCATATCGATTTTCAAGTGACGCCATCGGATTTCGGTGCGCAGATTTTAGAGTCGCAAGAGGTCAAGCGTTTGCGCCCGAGCTTGAATAAGCGGCTGAAAAAGGTCACCCAGTTGTACCAGTTACGCTTAGAAGAGGATGAACACGGTTATCTGCAAACCAACGTGGTTGCGGTGAAAGAAGATGCCGACAGCGGCGAGCAGCGTTTCGGTTTGTTTCGCAGTCAACGGCAGGCCAAAGGACAGTTGGAAAAATTGGTCAAAAACTATCTGCTCTGCCAGCGACTCAGCGGCCTGGAAGGTAAGCACAGCGGCAGTTGTTTTGCCTATCAGCTAAAAAAATGCATGGGTGCCTGTTGTCAAAAAGAACCGGTCGCGAGCTATAACACGCGGCTCATGGGGGCTTTACAGCATCTGCAAAAACAGGTCTGGCCGTGGAGCGGGCCGATTCTGGTAGGCGAGCGGGTTAGTGGCACAGATGTTGACGAAAATGATGAGTCGCAAGTGGCGCATCACTTGGTTGACCAGTGGTGTTATTTCGGCAGAGTGCGCAATGAAGACGAGGTCGCCGAGCGTTTACAGAGCGGCCTGCCGGAGTTTGATTTGGATATTTATTTCATTTTGCTGCGCTTTTTATTGGAAGAGCAAAGCATCAAAGACAATGGCTTGCAGCTGCAACAACTGGACAGTCAATTGAGGAGCATTGCATGA
- a CDS encoding DUF2256 domain-containing protein, producing MAHKKVNLPEKTCQTCGLSFAWRKKWAKDWDAVKYCSERCRRNKNNQRDSHAD from the coding sequence ATGGCGCATAAAAAAGTCAATTTACCGGAAAAAACCTGCCAAACCTGTGGTTTGTCATTTGCATGGCGTAAAAAGTGGGCCAAAGATTGGGATGCCGTCAAATATTGCTCGGAACGCTGTCGCCGCAACAAGAACAATCAGCGAGATTCGCATGCCGATTGA
- a CDS encoding cryptochrome/deoxyribodipyrimidine photo-lyase family protein translates to MTKIIVLWFKRDLRLADHLALCQAITACQTRGAKLFPLYIVEPEYWQLPDSSHRQWRFVADCLFDLQRELTDRGSALNYAVGEALEVFAELQRHYQIRAIYSHQETGNAWTFQRDLALKAWCAQQTIVWHEPVQQPIQRGTLNRDDYGSLVQAYFAQAALPIPNSLPPSEHFALWQFPLRLQNDCLRSDAYIANEQTQKGGRRLGMALLESFLQHREQKYLQTLAKPLHGAKFSSRLSPHIAWGSLSVREVMQQTWDVLPGKQYKRNLRAFSERLFWQSHFMQKLETEPAIEFLEMHPLLRDLRNWDATAQQRLQAWQLGQTGFPMVDACMRCLRLRGWLPFRMRAMLVSFASYQLWLPWQKFAPYLGALFTDYEPGVHYSQIQMQSGVTGINAMRVYNPVKQSMDQDPSGEFIRKWCPELAQLDQSMIHQPWDFSDDVLAQFGVKLGENYPLPIVEHQQAAREAKQRLHAVRQLPEVKALKGVVFSKHGSRRKPSERSMNQTRKAKKLSAAAQKKAEYQALLDQQMQLF, encoded by the coding sequence ATGACAAAAATCATCGTGCTTTGGTTTAAACGCGATTTGCGGCTGGCGGATCACCTTGCGTTATGCCAAGCCATTACCGCTTGCCAAACGCGAGGAGCGAAACTTTTCCCGCTGTATATTGTTGAACCGGAATACTGGCAACTGCCAGACTCGTCACATCGCCAATGGCGATTTGTCGCCGATTGCTTGTTTGATTTGCAGCGTGAATTAACCGATAGGGGTAGTGCTTTGAATTATGCAGTGGGCGAGGCACTAGAGGTTTTTGCTGAACTGCAACGGCACTACCAAATTAGGGCAATTTATTCGCATCAAGAAACGGGTAACGCTTGGACCTTTCAGCGCGACTTAGCCTTAAAAGCGTGGTGTGCGCAGCAAACCATCGTTTGGCATGAACCTGTGCAGCAACCGATTCAACGCGGCACGCTGAACCGCGATGACTACGGCAGTTTGGTGCAAGCCTATTTTGCCCAAGCGGCTTTGCCGATTCCTAATTCGCTTCCGCCCAGCGAGCACTTTGCTTTGTGGCAATTTCCGTTGCGATTGCAGAATGATTGCCTGCGTTCTGATGCTTATATTGCGAATGAACAGACTCAGAAAGGCGGTCGGCGTTTGGGCATGGCCTTATTGGAAAGCTTTCTGCAGCACCGCGAGCAGAAATACTTGCAAACTCTAGCTAAGCCACTGCATGGGGCGAAATTCAGCTCGCGGCTCAGCCCGCATATCGCGTGGGGCAGTCTGTCGGTGCGCGAAGTGATGCAACAGACATGGGATGTTTTGCCGGGCAAACAATATAAACGTAATTTGCGTGCATTCAGTGAGCGGCTGTTTTGGCAGAGTCATTTTATGCAGAAGCTAGAAACCGAGCCGGCAATCGAGTTTTTAGAAATGCATCCGTTGTTGCGCGACCTGCGTAACTGGGATGCGACGGCGCAACAGCGTTTGCAGGCGTGGCAGTTGGGTCAGACCGGTTTTCCAATGGTCGATGCCTGTATGCGCTGTTTGCGTTTACGCGGTTGGCTGCCGTTTCGGATGCGCGCCATGTTGGTGTCGTTTGCGAGCTATCAGTTGTGGTTGCCGTGGCAGAAATTCGCGCCTTATCTTGGTGCGCTTTTTACTGATTACGAACCGGGGGTTCACTATTCGCAAATTCAGATGCAATCCGGGGTCACCGGCATTAATGCCATGCGAGTTTATAATCCGGTCAAGCAGTCGATGGATCAAGATCCGAGCGGTGAGTTTATCCGTAAATGGTGCCCTGAACTGGCGCAGTTAGATCAAAGCATGATTCACCAACCTTGGGATTTTTCCGATGATGTGCTAGCGCAATTCGGAGTTAAGCTTGGCGAAAATTACCCTTTGCCAATTGTCGAGCATCAGCAGGCCGCGCGCGAAGCGAAACAACGTTTGCATGCCGTGCGCCAACTGCCGGAGGTGAAAGCTTTGAAAGGCGTGGTGTTTAGTAAACATGGCAGTCGTCGCAAGCCGAGCGAACGCAGTATGAATCAAACCCGTAAAGCCAAAAAACTGAGCGCAGCGGCGCAAAAGAAAGCCGAATATCAAGCTTTGCTCGATCAGCAGATGCAACTGTTTTAG
- a CDS encoding alpha/beta fold hydrolase: MLNSNLQQPFAYHLIRGQNGTTPVILLGGGPGFSSWNLQPIQQIIAGMAHDTYLMDMLGIGENRSALNKQQPVLEQWIAQIRALQLQASADQPVILVAHSWGALMAMLYTREYPEAVKKLVLLNPVDPEKKAMAQLTESIHERNMQLQSPAWDDEAAWENKTEVAEEDLEYITLRQIQQVLPTYFLDYKLGQKYAAQFTTDDFNIDLNVQAWREYDANPVTYAQINQWQLPSYFLECQQDYLMPFNLNAMQSKMRLQQVQVIEGCGHFPWIEQPHIFERHLQSFLQD; encoded by the coding sequence ATGCTAAACAGCAATCTGCAACAGCCCTTTGCCTATCATCTCATTCGAGGACAAAATGGCACAACGCCGGTTATTTTATTGGGCGGCGGACCAGGATTTAGCAGTTGGAATTTACAACCAATTCAGCAAATTATTGCTGGCATGGCGCACGATACTTATTTGATGGACATGTTAGGCATAGGCGAAAACCGTTCTGCATTAAACAAACAGCAACCAGTCCTTGAACAGTGGATTGCGCAAATTCGCGCTTTGCAATTACAAGCTTCTGCCGACCAACCGGTGATTTTAGTGGCGCACTCTTGGGGAGCTTTAATGGCAATGCTCTACACGCGTGAATACCCTGAGGCAGTTAAAAAATTGGTTTTGTTGAATCCGGTCGATCCTGAGAAAAAAGCCATGGCGCAACTCACTGAAAGCATTCATGAGCGCAATATGCAGTTGCAATCACCAGCTTGGGATGACGAAGCCGCTTGGGAAAATAAGACTGAAGTGGCGGAAGAAGATCTTGAGTACATCACTCTGCGGCAAATTCAACAGGTTTTACCGACCTACTTTTTAGATTACAAACTTGGTCAAAAATACGCAGCGCAGTTTACCACTGACGATTTCAATATTGATTTAAACGTGCAAGCTTGGCGTGAATACGATGCCAACCCAGTAACTTACGCACAAATTAACCAATGGCAATTGCCGAGTTATTTCCTGGAGTGCCAACAAGATTACCTAATGCCATTTAATTTAAATGCCATGCAGTCTAAAATGCGCTTACAACAAGTACAGGTTATCGAAGGCTGCGGCCACTTTCCTTGGATTGAACAGCCGCACATTTTCGAGCGCCATTTACAAAGCTTTTTGCAGGACTAA
- a CDS encoding CPXCG motif-containing cysteine-rich protein has translation MLLETQFVQCPYCWSEIEIVLDPSDESSEFVEDCFVCCRPIHFHKFTEFDGTMQLQAIHEDEAYD, from the coding sequence ATGCTTCTAGAAACTCAATTTGTACAGTGTCCCTATTGCTGGAGCGAAATCGAAATCGTACTTGATCCAAGCGATGAATCCAGCGAGTTTGTCGAAGACTGTTTTGTCTGTTGCCGGCCAATTCATTTTCACAAATTCACCGAATTTGACGGCACAATGCAGCTGCAAGCCATCCACGAGGACGAAGCCTATGACTGA
- the pdxH gene encoding pyridoxamine 5'-phosphate oxidase: MTDKTQRDLSDYRQRYLQGGLDENDVPKNPFELFSDWFAQVEEAQLIEPNAMVVATVDADGMPSTRTVLLKYFDESGFVFYTNFSSEKAKHIEHNPQVSLQFLWLGLERQVKIQGIAEKVSTTESLKYFASRPKGSQIGAWVSHQSQVISNKQLLLNQYQKMVDKFKHGEVPFPDFWGGYRIKPLKIEFWQGGDNRLHDRIEYQRNNANGWQINRLAP; encoded by the coding sequence ATGACTGATAAAACTCAGCGTGATTTAAGCGACTACCGACAGCGCTATCTGCAAGGCGGCTTAGATGAAAACGATGTGCCGAAAAATCCCTTTGAACTGTTTAGTGACTGGTTCGCTCAGGTCGAAGAAGCGCAATTAATCGAACCGAATGCGATGGTAGTCGCAACGGTCGATGCCGACGGTATGCCGTCAACCAGAACGGTGTTGTTGAAATATTTCGATGAAAGCGGGTTTGTGTTTTACACCAACTTCAGTAGTGAAAAAGCCAAGCACATCGAACATAATCCGCAAGTCAGTTTGCAATTTCTGTGGTTGGGCTTAGAGCGCCAAGTCAAAATTCAAGGGATTGCCGAAAAAGTGTCGACCACGGAGTCGCTGAAGTATTTTGCCAGCCGTCCGAAAGGCAGCCAAATCGGCGCGTGGGTCAGCCATCAAAGCCAAGTGATTTCCAATAAACAACTGCTACTCAACCAGTACCAAAAGATGGTTGATAAATTTAAACACGGTGAAGTGCCTTTCCCCGATTTCTGGGGTGGGTATCGGATTAAGCCACTTAAAATCGAGTTTTGGCAAGGTGGTGATAACCGCCTACATGACCGAATTGAATACCAGCGCAACAACGCAAATGGTTGGCAGATTAACCGGCTAGCCCCCTAA